A stretch of the Candidatus Thermoplasmatota archaeon genome encodes the following:
- a CDS encoding DNA topoisomerase IV subunit A, whose product MPPRKAKAAAGTPARSPRREAAESRPATPRQLKAVRELQKIAEDVYGQFSSAKVPELSLAVRAKSNIAFHEAHGVWKYGDSETLRSAKTVDGAMMLLRTMYMVDFIKEMIDQTKSSTLREMYYISEGWDLAKFGEQSESDKLAEDLEIITGALREDFKLRPEEDGARVIGNLTIEETIRSGQKRTINCRDDVGDAGYNIPYNVEEEKLRFKQIDGKLVVAVETGGMFDRLVENGFDETHEAILVHLKGQPARSTRRFIKRLNEESKLPVVLFTDGDPWSFRIYASVAYGAIKTAHISEFLATPSAQYLGITPSDIVNYDLPTDKLSEQDVKALEAELTDPRFATDFWRGEINLQLQLNKKSEQQALAKYGLDFVTDRYLPEKLTEMGILS is encoded by the coding sequence ATGCCGCCGCGCAAGGCGAAGGCGGCCGCGGGCACGCCCGCCCGAAGCCCTCGGCGGGAGGCGGCCGAGAGCCGTCCGGCGACGCCGCGTCAGTTGAAGGCGGTCCGGGAGCTCCAGAAGATCGCCGAAGACGTGTACGGCCAGTTCTCCTCGGCCAAGGTCCCCGAGCTGTCGCTTGCGGTGCGAGCCAAGAGCAACATCGCCTTCCACGAGGCCCACGGCGTCTGGAAGTACGGCGACTCGGAGACGCTGCGCAGCGCCAAGACGGTCGACGGGGCCATGATGCTCCTCCGCACCATGTACATGGTCGACTTCATCAAGGAGATGATCGACCAGACGAAGTCGTCCACGCTTCGTGAGATGTACTACATCAGCGAGGGTTGGGACCTCGCGAAGTTCGGCGAGCAGTCCGAGAGCGACAAGCTTGCCGAGGACCTCGAGATCATCACGGGGGCCCTTCGCGAGGACTTCAAGCTTCGGCCGGAGGAGGACGGCGCGCGCGTCATCGGCAACCTCACGATCGAGGAGACGATCCGAAGCGGCCAGAAGCGCACGATCAACTGCCGGGACGACGTGGGCGACGCCGGCTACAACATTCCCTACAACGTCGAGGAGGAGAAGCTCAGGTTCAAGCAGATCGACGGCAAGCTCGTGGTGGCCGTCGAGACCGGCGGTATGTTCGACCGTCTCGTCGAGAACGGATTCGACGAGACGCACGAGGCGATCCTCGTGCACCTCAAGGGCCAGCCCGCCCGCAGCACGCGGCGCTTCATCAAGCGTCTCAACGAGGAGAGCAAGCTTCCTGTCGTGCTGTTCACCGACGGCGACCCGTGGTCCTTCCGTATCTACGCCTCGGTCGCCTACGGGGCGATCAAGACGGCGCACATCAGCGAGTTCCTGGCGACCCCATCGGCGCAGTACTTGGGCATCACGCCCTCGGACATCGTGAACTACGACCTGCCCACCGACAAGCTCTCGGAGCAGGACGTGAAGGCGCTGGAGGCCGAGCTCACCGACCCTCGCTTTGCCACCGACTTCTGGAGGGGCGAGATCAACCTGCAGCTCCAACTCAACAAGAAGTCCGAGCAGCAGGCTCTCGCGAAGTACGGTCTCGATTTCGTCACGGACCGCTACCTCCCCGAAAAATTGACGGAAATGGGCATCCTCAGTTGA